One Oryza glaberrima chromosome 11, OglaRS2, whole genome shotgun sequence genomic region harbors:
- the LOC127754779 gene encoding obtusifoliol 14-alpha demethylase: MMDLADPNHRLIAGAALLVATLAFIKLLLSSAAGGKKRLPPTIPAAPLVGGLLRFMRGPIPMIREEYARLGSVFTVPILSRKITFLIGPEVSAHFFKGNEAEMSQQEVYKFNVPTFGPGVVFDVDYSVRQEQFRFFTEALRANKLRSYVDQMVVEAEEYFSKWGESGTVDLKYELEHLIILTASRCLLGREVREKLFDDVSALFHDLDNGMQPVSVIFPYLPIPAHRRRDRARQRLKEIFATIIKSRKASGRAEEDMLQCFIDSKYKSGRSTTEGEITGLLIAALFAGQHTSSITSTWTGAYMLRFKQYFAAAEEEQKEVMKRHGDKIDHDILAEMDVLYRCIKEALRLHPPLIMLLRQSHNDFSVTTKDGKEFDIPKGHIVATSPAFANRLPHIFKNPDSYDPDRYAPGREEDKAAGAFSYISFGGGRHGCLGEPFAYLQIKAIWTHLLRNFEFELVSPFPETNWKAMVVGIKDEVMVNFKRRKLVVDN, encoded by the exons atgaTGGATCTCGCCGACCCAAACCACCGGCtcatcgccggcgcggcgctgcTGGTGGCCACCCTCGCCTTCATCAAGCTGCTGctgagctccgccgccggcggcaagaagcgcctcccgccgaccatcccggcggcgccgctggtgGGCGGGCTGCTCCGCTTCATGCGGGGGCCGATCCCGATGATCCGGGAGGAGTACGCCCGCCTCGGCAGCGTCTTCACCGTCCCCATCCTCAGCCGCAAGATCACCTTCCTCATCGGCCCCGAGGTGTCGGCGCACTTCTTCAAGGGGAACGAGGCCGAGATGAGCCAGCAGGAGGTCTACAAGTTCAACGTGCCCACCTTCGGCCCCGGCGTCGTCTTCGACGTCGACTACTCCGTCAGGCAGGAGCAGTTCAGGTTCTTCACTGAGGCGCTCCGCGCCAACAAGCTCCGCAGCTATGTCGACCAGATGGTTGTCGAGGCTGAG GAGTACTTCTCTAAGTGGGGAGAAAGTGGAACAGTGGATCTGAAGTATGAGCTGGAGCATCTCATCATTCTGACTGCTAGTCGGTGCTTGCTCGGGAGGGAGGTGCGAGAAAAGCTCTTTGATGATGTTTCTGCTCTCTTCCATGATCTGGACAATGGGATGCAGCCAGTCAGTGTCATCTTCCCCTACCTCCCAATTCCTGCACACCGCCGCCGTGACCGGGCACGGCAACGATTGAAGGAAATCTTCGCCACCATCATCAAGTCCCGCAAGGCCTCTGGACGGGCTGAGGAAGACATGCTGCAGTGCTTCATTGATTCGAAGTACAAGAGTGGACGCTCAACCACAGAAGGTGAAATAACCGGCCTACTTATTGCAGCACTATTTGCTGGACAGCACACTAGCTCTATCACCTCAACCTGGACTGGGGCCTACATGCTTCGCTTCAAGCAGTACTTCGCAGCAGCCGAAGAGGAGCAGAAGGAGGTCATGAAGCGGCACGGGGACAAGATCGATCATGACATCTTGGCAGAGATGGATGTCCTCTACAGGTGCATCAAGGAGGCGCTCCGTCTTCACCCGCCGCTAATCATGCTGCTCCGCCAGTCACACAACGACTTCTCAGTGACAACGAAGGATGGCAAAGAGTTCGACATCCCGAAGGGCCACATCGTCGCGACATCTCCAGCCTTCGCCAACAGGCTCCCTCACATCTTCAAGAACCCCGACTCATACGACCCCGACCGCTACGCACCAGGCAGGGAGGAGGACAAGGCAGCGGGCGCCTTCTCGTACATCTCCTTTGGTGGCGGCAGGCACGGTTGCCTCGGTGAGCCCTTCGCCTACCTACAGATCAAGGCCATATGGACTCACCTGCTGAGGAACTTTGAGTTCGAGCTGGTCTCCCCCTTCCCGGAGACCAACTGGAAAGCCATGGTCGTCGGCATCAAGGACGAGGTGATGGTCAACTTCAAGCGGCGGAAGCTCGTCGTCGACAACTAG